One segment of Microbacterium arborescens DNA contains the following:
- a CDS encoding FAD-dependent oxidoreductase, with translation MVTSEWRGPHKSVDVLIVGAGPVGLAAAVTLSRRGKKVRIVDAAPRGSSTSRAAVVHARTLEVLHTIGMAAPLVEEGVIVPDFTVRNGARTLARLDFRGLRTPYPFTLMIPQVRTEELLHATLVELGGEVEREVEFDTFARPAAPAPAGRGQVAVLRHADGTLEKVAARFVIGADGSRSRVREHQGIPFEGLEYAASFVLADVRLSWSLPGDEVQLFFSKQGLVVVAPLPGGRHRIVATMDEAPAQPTVGDVRHILDERGPGGAVVDSLVWSSRFRVAHRLAAVFRTGAVFLAGVAAHVHSPAGGQGMNLGLQDAVFLGGLLADVLAGERGEEALADYERLRRPAARSVIALTDRMTRMATLRDPVLRGLRDRAIRVALHSPRRQAALARRIAQLDTAS, from the coding sequence ATGGTGACTTCTGAATGGCGCGGACCCCATAAGTCCGTCGATGTCCTCATCGTCGGCGCCGGGCCCGTCGGTCTTGCCGCGGCGGTGACTCTGAGCCGGAGAGGTAAGAAGGTGCGCATTGTCGACGCTGCTCCACGCGGCTCGTCCACATCCCGCGCCGCGGTAGTCCACGCCCGAACTCTCGAGGTACTACATACCATCGGCATGGCAGCACCCCTCGTAGAGGAGGGGGTGATCGTGCCTGACTTCACGGTGCGCAACGGCGCGCGGACGCTCGCCCGCCTCGACTTCCGCGGACTGCGCACCCCATACCCCTTCACGCTCATGATTCCGCAGGTGCGCACCGAGGAGCTGCTGCACGCCACGCTCGTGGAGCTCGGCGGCGAGGTGGAAAGAGAGGTCGAGTTCGACACGTTCGCCCGCCCTGCCGCACCCGCACCCGCGGGAAGGGGTCAGGTCGCCGTCCTCCGTCACGCAGACGGCACACTCGAGAAGGTGGCGGCCCGCTTCGTCATCGGCGCTGATGGCAGTCGCAGCCGCGTCCGCGAGCACCAGGGGATTCCGTTCGAGGGCTTGGAGTATGCCGCCTCCTTCGTGCTCGCCGATGTCAGGCTGAGCTGGTCGCTCCCCGGTGATGAGGTCCAGCTCTTCTTCTCGAAGCAGGGTCTCGTGGTGGTCGCGCCGCTCCCCGGCGGACGGCACCGCATCGTCGCCACCATGGATGAGGCGCCCGCCCAGCCGACCGTGGGCGACGTGCGGCACATCCTCGACGAGCGCGGGCCAGGTGGGGCGGTCGTCGACTCGCTTGTCTGGAGCTCTCGCTTCCGTGTCGCCCATCGCCTGGCCGCCGTCTTCCGCACCGGGGCTGTCTTTCTCGCTGGCGTCGCCGCCCACGTGCACAGCCCGGCCGGCGGCCAGGGCATGAACCTCGGCTTGCAGGACGCCGTCTTCCTCGGCGGTCTCCTCGCCGACGTCCTCGCGGGCGAACGGGGGGAAGAGGCGCTCGCTGACTACGAGCGTCTGCGCCGCCCGGCGGCCCGAAGCGTGATCGCTCTCACCGACCGCATGACCCGGATGGCGACCCTCCGTGATCCGGTGCTCCGCGGCCTACGCGACCGCGCGATCCGGGTGGCGCTGCACTCCCCACGACGGCAGGCGGCGCTGGCCCGCCGCATCGCCCAGCTCGACACCGCGTCGTAG
- a CDS encoding TetR/AcrR family transcriptional regulator, protein MASPDASISTAKGRRSRESILRAAASRFETEGFERATVRAIANDAAIDPAMIMRYFGSKEGLFLAATSIELDLPRVDAVPQADLGHALARHAVRLWGGETPGRALRILLRASAQDADASARVRSVFAAQVLPFLPGGLPDSSLRASLITSQILGYAFARYVIALDPLLDLEPAEAARLLGASLQAIIDAPDAA, encoded by the coding sequence GTGGCTTCACCTGACGCATCTATCTCAACCGCGAAGGGTCGCCGCTCGCGGGAGTCGATCCTTCGCGCCGCCGCCTCGCGATTCGAGACCGAGGGCTTCGAACGCGCAACGGTACGAGCCATCGCGAACGACGCTGCCATCGATCCGGCGATGATCATGCGCTACTTCGGAAGCAAGGAGGGCTTGTTCCTCGCGGCCACCTCCATCGAGCTCGACCTCCCGCGGGTGGATGCCGTGCCGCAGGCCGACCTCGGCCACGCCCTCGCGCGGCACGCGGTGCGCCTGTGGGGCGGCGAGACGCCGGGACGCGCCCTGCGCATCCTGTTGAGAGCCTCAGCGCAGGATGCCGACGCGTCGGCCCGGGTGCGATCAGTCTTCGCCGCGCAGGTACTGCCGTTCCTCCCGGGCGGGCTACCGGACTCGTCCCTGAGGGCAAGCCTCATCACATCGCAGATCCTCGGCTACGCGTTCGCCCGCTACGTGATCGCCCTCGATCCCCTCCTCGACCTCGAACCCGCCGAAGCGGCCCGCCTCCTCGGCGCGTCGCTTCAGGCAATCATCGACGCGCCCGATGCCGCGTGA